One region of Streptomyces rishiriensis genomic DNA includes:
- a CDS encoding ABC transporter ATP-binding protein: MREARAAFRRFWPLTRGDRRWMLVIVACVVVSALAETASILLFAELTDNALEAGSLAAFWGPAGAWLGVAALGALVGYLGNSLATWTAERFVLRLRADVFGHVQDLPPHFFQRHRRGDLVERLTGDVEAIEQLVVSGVVGTIAAAFSAVFYAAAALWLRWDLALATFVLAPLFLLAARRFSGRIKQASQDERVADGAITSVVEESLGNVVLTQAYNRRRDEERRLDKEARAWMRASVRGARLSEMYEQFVEVVETLCVLSVIGLGVWEISAGRMTLGALLAFAAFVGYLYPPVRNLGQLGLTVTAATAGAERIAELLDAQPSVKDPDVPVPAWPVRGRVSLHGVSFRYPDAARESLRDVTFTAGPGELVLVTGASGAGKSTLSKLLTRFYDPDTGVIRLDGVPLTDVPLEFLRENTALLPQQTLVLNGTIRENIECGRPGATDPEIERAARSAAAHEFIVALPDGYDTHIAPGTAALSGGQLQRIAIARAMLRAAPVLVLDEPTAGLDSVAARQIVQPLRRLMSGRTTIMITHDLSLAPDADRILVVDEGRLLDAGTHDELMTRCEAYTRLVQPWSETTGKPPAARTEKKELTDDTLVLRL, encoded by the coding sequence ATGAGGGAAGCGCGTGCGGCCTTCCGCCGTTTCTGGCCGCTGACGCGCGGCGACCGCAGGTGGATGCTGGTGATCGTGGCGTGCGTGGTGGTGTCCGCGCTAGCCGAGACGGCCTCCATCCTGCTGTTCGCCGAACTCACCGACAACGCCCTCGAGGCCGGCTCGCTCGCCGCCTTCTGGGGACCGGCCGGAGCCTGGCTGGGCGTCGCCGCACTGGGCGCGCTCGTCGGCTACCTGGGCAACTCGCTCGCGACCTGGACGGCGGAACGGTTCGTCCTCCGGTTGCGCGCGGACGTCTTCGGCCATGTCCAGGACCTTCCACCCCACTTCTTCCAGCGACACCGCCGCGGCGACTTGGTGGAACGCCTCACGGGAGACGTGGAGGCCATCGAACAGCTGGTCGTGTCGGGCGTGGTCGGCACGATCGCCGCGGCCTTCTCGGCGGTCTTCTACGCGGCGGCGGCCCTGTGGCTCCGCTGGGACCTGGCCCTCGCCACCTTCGTCCTCGCCCCGCTCTTCCTGCTCGCCGCCCGCCGCTTCTCCGGCCGCATCAAGCAGGCCTCGCAGGACGAACGCGTCGCCGACGGCGCGATCACCTCGGTAGTGGAGGAGTCCCTGGGCAACGTCGTGCTGACCCAGGCCTACAACCGCCGCCGGGACGAGGAGCGACGCCTCGACAAGGAGGCCCGCGCGTGGATGCGGGCCAGTGTGCGCGGGGCGCGGCTGAGCGAGATGTACGAGCAGTTCGTCGAGGTGGTCGAGACCCTCTGCGTCCTGTCGGTGATCGGCCTGGGCGTCTGGGAGATCTCGGCCGGCCGGATGACCCTCGGCGCCCTGCTCGCCTTCGCCGCGTTCGTCGGCTACCTCTACCCGCCGGTCCGCAACCTCGGCCAACTCGGCCTGACGGTCACCGCGGCCACGGCGGGCGCGGAACGCATCGCGGAACTCCTGGACGCGCAGCCGTCGGTGAAGGACCCCGACGTCCCCGTCCCCGCCTGGCCGGTCCGGGGCCGGGTCAGCCTGCACGGCGTCTCGTTCCGCTACCCCGACGCGGCGCGCGAGTCGCTGCGGGACGTGACCTTCACGGCGGGTCCCGGCGAACTGGTCCTGGTCACGGGCGCGAGCGGCGCCGGCAAGTCGACCCTGTCCAAACTCCTCACCCGCTTCTACGACCCGGACACGGGTGTCATCCGCCTGGACGGAGTCCCGCTCACGGACGTCCCGCTGGAGTTCCTCCGCGAGAACACGGCCCTGCTCCCGCAGCAGACCCTCGTCCTCAACGGCACGATCCGGGAGAACATCGAGTGCGGCCGCCCGGGCGCCACGGACCCGGAGATCGAGCGAGCGGCCAGGTCGGCCGCCGCCCACGAGTTCATCGTCGCCCTCCCCGACGGCTACGACACCCACATCGCCCCCGGCACCGCGGCCCTCTCCGGCGGCCAGCTCCAGCGGATCGCCATCGCCCGCGCGATGCTCCGCGCGGCGCCGGTCCTCGTCCTCGACGAACCCACCGCCGGCCTCGACTCGGTGGCCGCCCGGCAGATCGTCCAGCCCCTGCGCCGTCTCATGTCCGGCCGCACCACCATCATGATCACCCACGACCTGAGCCTCGCCCCCGACGCCGACCGCATCCTGGTCGTGGACGAGGGACGGCTGCTGGACGCGGGAACGCACGACGAGTTGATGACCCGCTGCGAGGCCTACACCAGGCTGGTCCAACCCTGGTCGGAGACGACCGGGAAGCCCCCGGCGGCACGCACGGAGAAGAAGGAACTCACCGACGACACCCTGGTACTGCGCCTCTGA